In Quercus lobata isolate SW786 chromosome 12, ValleyOak3.0 Primary Assembly, whole genome shotgun sequence, a genomic segment contains:
- the LOC115971619 gene encoding wall-associated receptor kinase-like 22 encodes MESFSFYTLSIVLFLCMFYQSSHCQQTYPKDLDISCTGIPSLSRGYFCNGTLQSCKSYVTYRSQPYYNTSDRIASLLGSEASTIASINKLSNIADEIPSDKLIIAPISCSCTAAVYQHFVPYRPMSGDTFLQIVNRTYQVLSSCQAMMGLNYYDANNIPDDVELMVPVRCACPSETQTSNGVISLLAYMVTTGDSVSSIAELFGVNVQSILEANMLSQDSRIYPLTPILVPLESKTCTKDPGSFFCDCPNGYAADRVSCKPDPKKFQVKWIALLGIGIGMGFLCLFLLGYKLYQFLKKRKYRIHKEKLFNQNGGLLLQEKLSSYGGSEKAKIFTAEELQRATDNYNESRFLGQGGFGTVYKGMLPDGNIVAVKKSKAINESQIEQFINEVVILSQINHRNIVKLIGCCLETEYPLLVYEFIPNGTLSQHIHQRDLELSLSWEHLIRIACEVAGAVAYMHCATSIPILHRDIKSSNILLDDKYAAKVSDFGTSKVVPDDKTHFTTEVKGTFGYLDPEYFQSSQFTEKSDVYSFGVVLVELLTGEKPISFARDEEERNLVAHFIALTKENRLHQILQPQVAREASREDIDAIAYLSVKCLRLNGKKRPTMKEVSMELEALRKSQKCIEIFQEPHLLRDKESFMDITRESQDSVEETIISSLEMKSASILTSA; translated from the exons ATGGAGAGCTTTTCGTTCTACACTCTCTCAATAGTCCTGTTTCTTTGTATGTTTTATCAATCATCACATTGCCAACAAACTTACCCTAAAGATTTAGACATCAGCTGCACGGGAATTCCTTCTTTATCAAGAGGGTACTTTTGCAATGGCACTCTGCAGTCATGCAAATCCTATGTAACCTACAGGTCCCAACCATATTATAACACTTCTGACAGAATCGCCTCTTTGCTTGGCTCTGAAGCCTCCACCATAGCTTCAATAAACAAACTCTCAAATATTGCTGACGAAATTCCCTCCGATAAGTTGATTATAGCTCCAATTTCTTGCTCATGTACTGCTGCTGTCTACCAGCACTTTGTTCCTTACCGTCCCATGTCAGGAGATACATTTCTTCAAATAGTCAATAGGACTTATCAAGTCCTTTCCTCTTGCCAGGCAATGATGGGCCTGAACTACTACGATGCAAATAATATTCCGGATGACGTGGAGCTGATGGTTCCAGTGAGATGTGCATGTCCAAGTGAGACTCAGACTTCGAATGGGGTCATCTCTTTGCTGGCTTATATGGTGACAACGGGTGATTCAGTTTCATCAATCGCAGAGCTTTTTGGGGTGAATGTGCAGAGCATATTAGAGGCAAACATGTTGTCACAGGATAGCCGTATCTATCCACTTACACCCATTCTGGTTCCTCTAGAAAGCAAAACTTGCACTAAAGATCCGGGTAGTTTCTTTTGTGACTGTCCTAATGGCTATGCTGCAGATCGTGTCAGCTGCAAGCCTGATCCTAAAAAGTTTCAGGTCAAATGGATTGCTCTGTTag GTATTGGGATTGGCATGGGATTCTTGTGTCTGTTTCTCTTGGGCTACAAGTTATATCAGttcctaaagaaaagaaaatatagaatCCATAAGGAAAAACTGTTCAATCAAAACGGTGGCCTCTTGTTACAAGAAAAATTGTCATCTTATGGAGGTAGTGAGAAAGCAAAGATATTCACTGCAGAGGAACTGCAAAGAGCAACAGACAACTACAATGAAAGCAGATTTCTTGGTCAGGGAGGCTTTGGAACAGTTTATAAAGGAATGTTACCTGATGGCAACATAGTTGCAGTTAAAAAGTCGAAAGCAATCAATGAAAGTCAAATTGAGCAATTCATTAATGAAGTTGTCATTCTTTCCCAAATCAATCATAGAAACATTGTCAAATTAATAGGTTGTTGTTTGGAGACCGAGTATCCACTACTTGTTTATGAATTTATTCCTAATGGAACCCTTTCCCAACATATCCATCAACGAGACCTTGAATTATCACTTTCGTGGGAGCATCTCATTAGAATTGCATGTGAAGTTGCTGGAGCAGTAGCATATATGCATTGTGCAACTTCAATCCCCATCCTTCATAGAGACATCAAATCATCCAACATTCTCTTGGATGATAAGTATGCTGCCAAAGTGTCTGACTTTGGCACATCAAAGGTGGTCCCAGATGATAAAACTCACTTTACTACAGAAGTAAAAGGAACCTTTGGCTACTTGGACCCAGAGTACTTCCAATCAAGTCAATTCACTGAGAAAAGTGATGTATATAGCTTTGGAGTTGTGCTTGTAGAGCTCCTCACTGGAGAAAAGCCAATTTCTTTTGCGAGagatgaagaagagagaaatctGGTTGCACATTTCATTGCACTGACAAAGGAGAATAGACTGCATCAGATTTTACAACCTCAAGTCGCTAGAGAAGCAAGTAGAGAGGATATTGATGCTATTGCATATCTGTCAGTGAAGTGTTTGAGATTAAATGGGAAAAAGCGGCCTACAATGAAAGAGGTTTCGATGGAGTTGGAAGCTTTGAGAAAATCTCAAAAATGCATAGAGATTTTCCAAGAGCCTCATTTATTGAGAGATAAAGAGTCATTCATGGACATCACAAGGGAAAGCCAAGACTCTGTGGAGGAAACGATCATCTCTTCCCTGGAAATGAAGTCTGCATCAATCTTAACATCAGCTTGA
- the LOC115971699 gene encoding uncharacterized protein LOC115971699, with protein sequence MTLFLPPHIFHPSHLTHSSSPFHVKCSFKFRTKAPTITTTIPARDRVIDFGKHKGKMLGALPSSYLKWVSKNLRARDFEEWAKLADQVLQDPIYNDRIEWEFAENLLNGNSFNVSLSRNYECSVSELLEISERFGWDNKDKLGWSKVRFEHLGTSKGGRIPRLSKNSGKERGLDVDIKGEKKVEALSKGEEKRKERRERLRMKKREVGTKEESKDGFGNKVYGNAGCRDDVIRFQRDTKNGQEQKMEFYNPFPGREALLKKVLNQKRPS encoded by the coding sequence ATGACCCTCTTTCTTCCCCCACACATTTTTCACCCAAGTCACCTCACACATTCTTCTTCACCCTTTCACGTAAAATGTTCTTTCAAATTCAGAACCAAAGCACCCACCATTACCACAACAATCCCAGCTAGAGACCGCGTCATAGACTTCGGAAAACACAAGGGCAAAATGTTAGGAGCCCTCCCTTCAAGCTACCTCAAATGGGTATCCAAGAATCTCCGAGCCCGTGACTTTGAGGAGTGGGCAAAGCTAGCAGACCAAGTCCTCCAAGACCCAATTTACAACGATCGGATTGAGTGGGAGTTTGCTGAGAACCTTTTGAATGGCAATAGTTTTAATGTTTCTTTATCAAGAAATTATGAGTGTTCGGTTTCGGAGTTGTTGGAAATAAGTGAAAGGTTTGGTTGGGATAACAAAGATAAGCTTGGCTGGAGCAAAGTCAGATTTGAGCATTTGGGTACCTCTAAAGGGGGTAGAATTCCAAGACTTAGCAAAAATAGTGGAAAAGAGAGAGGTTTGGACGTGGATATCAAGGGAGAAAAAAAGGTTGAGGCTTTATCAAAAGGTGAAGAGAAGAGgaaggagagaagagagaggcttaggatgaagaagagagaagtggGAACTAAAGAGGAGAGCAAGGATGGTTTTGGAAATAAGGTTTATGGGAATGCAGGTTGTAGGGATGATGTGATTAGATTTCAAAGGGATACAAAGAATGGTCAAGAACAGAAGATGGAGTTTTATAATCCATTTCCTGGTCGTGAAGCTCTGTTGAAGAAGGTGCTCAACCAGAAAAGACCCTcgtaa
- the LOC115969914 gene encoding uncharacterized protein LOC115969914: MVLWEITLGTAYFLGLKRTYRLALKIQRKVVSPKHPKIRQFLHRRTRAIFDVALKVHHNIQERDIEVGRNLGNWILRWLDRMKPSAQIRGPSPGNPPNGASSSLSMTKQVNASNLKPPGGSQISRNQDSARHLFTSARNIWPKPFTSISMMMRSPKTAGSMTQYRHFSGPEMLRSSYMRSWTEGLRTDIRQWMIHN, from the exons atggtGCTTTGGGAGATCACGTTGGGGACTGCGTATTTCTTGGGACTCAAGCGAACCTACAGGCTCGCTCTCAAGATTCAGCGCAAGGTTGTTAGCCCTAAACACCCCAAGATCCGCCAATTTCTTCACAG ACGAACACGTGCCATATTTGATGTCGCACTCAAGGTTCATCATAACATACAAGAGAGGGACATAGAAGTTGGTCGGAATCTTGGTAACTGGATTCTGCGATGGCTTGACCGTATGAAACCATCAGCTCAGATTCGTGGTCCTTCTCCTGGAAATCCTCCCAATGGTGCTAGCTCAAGCTTGAGCATGACAAAGCAGGTAAATGCCTCCAATCTGAAACCTCCTGGGGGTTCTCAAATATCCAGAAATCAGGATTCTGCTAGGCATCTTTTTACCTCAGCGAGAAATATTTGGCCTAAGCCTTTCACATCCATTTCAATGATGATGCGATCACCAAAGACTGCTGGGAGTATGACCCAGTATAGACATTTCTCTGGGCCAGAAATGTTGAGATCAAGTTACATGAGAAGTTGGACAGAAGGTCTCCGGACGGACATAAGGCAGTGGATGATACACAACTAA
- the LOC115971797 gene encoding coumaroyl-CoA:anthocyanidin 3-O-glucoside-6''-O-coumaroyltransferase 1-like, with the protein MAQPNSVKVLEICQIGPPPKSVPTTSLPLTFFDIPWLLCRPMQRLFFYELPYPTDHFKQTILPILKHSLSLTFQHFFPLASNLICPPQPLKPHILYTDGVSALLTITECMGDFDHIIANYPRDARDLHPFVPQLNPARVLPDNTRVVPLTSLQLTVFPNSGICIGVPFCHVAADGKAFHHFMKSWASICRKIIKGDLDCIDSNSTLLPFHNREVIKDPNGLEPNFLEEWWNWASTWKEDTRLINDVLADKVRATFVLGQAHIKRLKHMITSQCVDKELEPLHVSTFVVTCALIWVYLIKSQDSPVSKFSDIDNDELYYFNFVADCRNRLEFPIPSTYFGNCLAICFVSLKRCELVGENGIFSAVKAIGNKVRELESGALEGAEKWLLDWKEISELGHFVAVAGSPRLGVYETDFGWGRPKKSEVVQIDVSGAISLAECGDEDGAIEVGLALSRENMDNFNAIFQHDLNLL; encoded by the coding sequence ATGGCTCAACCCAACAGTGTAAAGGTGTTAGAGATATGCCAGATTGGTCCACCACCCAAATCAGTGCCTACCACCTCTCTTCCGCTCACTTTCTTCGACATACCATGGCTTCTCTGCCGCCCTATGCAGCGCCTTTTCTTCTATGAACTCCCTTACCCTACCGACCATTTCAAGCAGACCATCCTTCCCATTCTCAaacactctctctccctcacttTCCAACACTTCTTTCCCTTGGCTTCCAATCTTATATGCCCCCCACAACCCCTCAAACCCCATATCCTCTACACCGATGGAGTCTCAGCCCTGTTGACCATCACCGAGTGTATGGGCGATTTCGACCACATCATAGCTAATTATCCACGAGATGCCAGAGATTTACACCCCTTTGTGCCACAATTGAACCCAGCACGTGTGTTGCCTGATAACACACGTGTGGTCCCTCTCACGTCCCTGCAACTCACTGTTTTTCCAAATTCAGGCATTTGTATTGGTGTCCCGTTTTGCCACGTGGCAGCCGATGGAAAGGCATTCCACCATTTCATGAAATCGTGGGCGTCCATTTGCAGGAAGATAATTAAGGGAGACTTGGATTGCATTGACAGCAACAGCACGTTACTCCCATTTCACAATAGGGAGGTAATCAAAGACCCGAATGGACTTGAGCCCAATTTCTTAGAGGAGTGGTGGAATTGGGCATCAACATGGAAAGAGGATACACGTCTCATCAATGACGTTCTTGCTGATAAAGTCCGGGCCACATTTGTTTTGGGTCAAGCCCATATTAAGAGACTAAAGCACATGATCACAAGTCAATGCGTGGACAAGGAGTTAGAGCCATTGCACGTATCAACATTTGTGGTAACATGTGCTCTCATTTGGGTGTATTTGATCAAATCTCAAGACAGTCCGGTAAGTAAATTTTCGGATATTGATAATGATGAGCTCTACTACTTTAATTTTGTAGCAGATTGTCGAAACCGGCTTGAATTTCCAATACCTTCCACATATTTTGGAAATTGCCTAGCAATATGTTTTGTATCGCTTAAGAGGTGCGAGCTAGTTGGAGAAAATGGGATTTTCTCTGCTGTGAAAGCTATTGGAAACAAAGTTCGGGAATTGGAGAGTGGAGCTTTGGAAGGGGCTGAGAAATGGTTGTTAGATTGGAAAGAAATATCGGAATTGGGTCATTTTGTCGCGGTTGCAGGCTCACCAAGATTAGGTGTTTATGAGACAGATTTTGGGTGGGGGAGACCCAAAAAGAGTGAAGTGGTACAAATTGATGTTTCGGGGGCTATATCTCTAGCTGAATGTGGTGATGAGGATGGTGCGATTGAGGTTGGTTTGGCACTTAGTAGGGAAAATATGGATAATTTTAATGCCATCTTTCAACATGACTTGAATCTATTATGA